A single window of Leptospira neocaledonica DNA harbors:
- a CDS encoding PQQ-dependent sugar dehydrogenase — translation MGEGTHLLAKTKKQKPKKENGTEYVFGWTQIASGFKEITDIQFHPSLPGEMLVLEKKGKILLWNFTNKQSKLIADFTGSVETRSEEGLLGFAFHPKFSENKLFYINAVSKEAGKDQTFILEFLWDDSKILRWQDRKRILLRVDQPYSNHNAGQLAFGPDGKLYIGFGDGGAGGDPYKHGQNTSTYLGTLIRITPNLDSNAPPYKIPEDNPFKNSPGFLPEIWAYGLRNPWKFSFDTKTGDLYLADVGQDDWEEVDLVLKGKNYGWNIKEGSYCFLPKEACEKPGLTDPILEYDHDLGRSITGGYVYRGKNLSKYYGWYIFADFVSGKILGFSTEAEGKKKLTVLGDTHYLISTFGQDSTGELYFGDFSSGNIFQIGKKN, via the coding sequence ATGGGAGAGGGCACCCATCTTCTTGCCAAAACCAAAAAACAAAAACCTAAAAAAGAGAACGGCACAGAATACGTATTTGGTTGGACCCAAATAGCTTCCGGCTTTAAAGAAATCACCGATATACAATTTCATCCTAGCCTTCCCGGAGAGATGTTAGTCTTAGAGAAGAAGGGAAAAATACTTCTCTGGAATTTTACAAACAAACAATCCAAACTCATTGCTGATTTTACAGGAAGTGTAGAGACCAGATCGGAAGAAGGTTTACTGGGTTTTGCATTTCACCCTAAGTTTTCCGAAAATAAGCTCTTCTATATCAATGCAGTTTCAAAAGAAGCGGGGAAGGACCAGACATTCATTCTAGAATTTCTATGGGACGATTCTAAAATTCTTCGCTGGCAAGATCGTAAAAGGATCTTACTTAGAGTGGATCAGCCTTATTCCAATCATAATGCGGGCCAGTTGGCTTTCGGTCCGGATGGAAAATTATATATTGGTTTTGGGGATGGTGGCGCCGGAGGAGACCCATACAAACATGGGCAAAATACTTCTACTTATCTAGGAACTTTGATCCGAATAACACCTAACTTGGATTCCAATGCTCCTCCTTATAAGATTCCGGAAGACAATCCTTTCAAAAATTCGCCAGGCTTCTTGCCTGAGATCTGGGCCTATGGACTTAGAAATCCTTGGAAGTTTTCCTTTGATACAAAAACAGGAGATCTCTATCTGGCAGATGTAGGGCAGGATGATTGGGAAGAAGTAGATCTGGTTCTAAAAGGCAAAAATTATGGATGGAATATAAAAGAAGGATCCTATTGCTTTTTACCTAAAGAGGCCTGCGAAAAACCGGGATTAACCGATCCAATATTGGAATATGATCATGATCTGGGCCGCTCCATCACGGGTGGATACGTCTACAGAGGGAAAAATCTTTCCAAATACTATGGTTGGTACATTTTTGCCGACTTTGTCTCAGGAAAGATCCTCGGATTCTCTACCGAGGCAGAAGGTAAGAAGAAACTAACCGTATTAGGGGATACTCACTACCTAATTAGCACATTTGGCCAAGATTCCACAGGTGAACTGTATTTTGGTGATTTTAGTTCAGGAAATATCTTCCAAATAGGAAAAAAAAATTGA
- a CDS encoding pseudouridine synthase, which produces MSENIAKVKKGEKPQKEIRINRFLSDCGLGSRRKVEELVLSGKVRVNGSIEKNLSTRIKVGLDSVQVGNKKLEPPTEAIFLALNKPKGFLCSHSDRFHSNTVFELLPKKYGKLFIAGRLDLDSRGLLLLSDQGNLVQEITHPSEGSEKEYEVVLEDELDPKEVKDRFTKGFMDEGEFLKAEKVTSLTKGEGSSKFRVILKQGRKRQIRRMFSILGARVIDLQRIRIGKLSLEKLKIGEGKFVLLDPKVWRP; this is translated from the coding sequence TTGAGCGAAAATATCGCAAAAGTGAAAAAAGGGGAAAAACCCCAAAAGGAGATCCGAATCAATCGGTTTCTCTCTGACTGCGGTCTTGGTTCGCGCAGAAAGGTCGAAGAATTGGTTCTTTCCGGAAAAGTAAGAGTCAATGGTTCTATTGAAAAGAACCTGAGCACCAGAATTAAAGTAGGTTTGGACTCTGTTCAGGTAGGAAATAAAAAATTAGAACCGCCTACGGAAGCTATATTCTTGGCATTAAATAAACCGAAAGGTTTTCTTTGCTCTCATAGCGATCGTTTTCATTCTAATACAGTTTTTGAATTACTCCCTAAAAAATACGGTAAACTATTTATCGCAGGAAGATTGGACCTGGATTCAAGGGGACTTCTTCTTTTATCAGACCAAGGAAATTTAGTCCAAGAAATTACACATCCATCCGAAGGTTCCGAAAAGGAATACGAAGTAGTCTTGGAAGATGAATTGGATCCAAAGGAAGTGAAGGATAGATTCACTAAGGGATTTATGGATGAGGGCGAATTTTTAAAAGCAGAGAAGGTTACATCCTTAACAAAAGGAGAAGGATCTTCTAAGTTTAGAGTAATCTTAAAACAGGGAAGAAAACGCCAAATCCGTAGGATGTTTTCGATACTCGGTGCTAGAGTGATCGATCTACAAAGAATACGGATCGGAAAACTTTCTTTAGAAAAATTGAAAATCGGAGAAGGTAAGTTTGTCTTACTGGATCCTAAAGTTTGGAGACCATGA
- the lipA gene encoding lipoyl synthase, with protein MNPLKKKPRSNAYQPAPEKPDWLKVRLPFREKENPVDLVRNSVEGGKLNTVCESASCPNLNHCWSRKTATYMLAGDICTRRCSYCDVAFGKPLALDPEEPLRVAESAKALGLKHVVITSVNRDDLSDGGASHYKKTVELIRERLPECKIEILVPDFKMREENLEIVYSSKPDIFNHNLETVERLFPTVAPAKKYERSLDVLEHASGKGFLTKSGLILGLGETLEEVHQTLKDLRSVGVQMVTLGQYLQPTPTHLPVSEYIRPEVFKDLKEFGKALGFRTVFSGPLVRSSYHADEQVPWFEN; from the coding sequence GTGAATCCTCTCAAAAAGAAGCCCAGATCCAATGCTTACCAACCCGCTCCCGAAAAACCGGATTGGTTAAAGGTAAGGCTTCCTTTCCGTGAAAAGGAAAATCCGGTCGATTTAGTCCGTAATTCTGTAGAGGGAGGAAAACTCAACACTGTATGCGAAAGCGCTTCTTGTCCTAACCTGAATCATTGTTGGTCCAGAAAAACTGCCACCTATATGCTCGCAGGAGATATCTGTACGAGACGTTGTTCCTATTGTGATGTTGCTTTCGGAAAACCGTTGGCATTAGATCCGGAAGAACCATTAAGGGTGGCAGAATCCGCAAAGGCCTTGGGTCTTAAGCATGTAGTCATCACATCGGTAAACAGAGACGATTTATCTGATGGAGGAGCTTCTCATTATAAAAAAACCGTAGAGCTGATCCGAGAAAGACTGCCCGAATGCAAAATTGAAATTTTAGTACCAGACTTCAAAATGAGGGAAGAAAATCTAGAGATCGTCTATTCTTCCAAGCCGGACATATTCAATCATAACCTGGAAACTGTAGAGAGATTATTTCCTACTGTAGCCCCTGCTAAAAAATACGAACGATCTTTGGATGTTCTGGAGCACGCATCCGGGAAAGGATTTTTAACTAAAAGTGGATTGATACTAGGACTCGGAGAAACCTTAGAAGAAGTCCATCAAACATTAAAAGACCTCAGATCCGTAGGCGTACAAATGGTTACTCTTGGACAATATCTGCAACCAACTCCAACACATCTTCCAGTGAGCGAGTATATTCGTCCTGAAGTATTCAAAGATCTGAAAGAATTCGGAAAAGCCCTAGGATTCAGAACAGTATTCTCTGGACCATTGGTCAGAAGTTCTTATCACGCGGACGAGCAAGTGCCGTGGTTCGAAAATTAA
- a CDS encoding MBOAT family O-acyltransferase: protein MNFTSLEFLFFFCLVFLVYWNLPDRWKKYFLILSSALFYTFSSWKFLFHLILVVSINWIFLRFFFAKKWFLPVSIGFNVLNLAFFKYFYFFADLVGIFLGIPDFQNKVSLDGILSKSLDWAGFEVVLPLTISYYTFQFISLLVDKKKGMITEEIGFWKLTSYIFLFPVMIAGPILRFNDVATQFDSPKMEKEDMVDGLWLVVIGLFKKSVVSVLMSGSIFQVFAETSAFSGAALLSTVYFFAIYLYLDFSGLTDIARGMGKLLGFTLPQNFKAPFFFSGFGDFWRRWHLTFSFWIRDYLYIPLGGSRSGTFRTCFNYMLAFGLGGLWHGANLNYLLWGVLTGLYLSIERVLKDLNIKILPEIPYVKQTITYLFVLNIYSISWILFFTPDFGSAVAAVQRIFVWSNGVAFPNMEPCIFALLVAILFHSTEEWPEKFKVGLKWKTAFLPIVWILVLLALPSGNADFFYGQF, encoded by the coding sequence ATGAATTTTACCAGTTTAGAATTTTTATTTTTTTTCTGCCTAGTATTTCTGGTGTATTGGAATCTTCCGGATCGATGGAAAAAATATTTTCTAATCTTAAGTTCCGCTTTATTCTACACATTCTCCTCATGGAAGTTTTTATTCCATCTGATCCTTGTGGTAAGTATCAATTGGATATTCCTGCGGTTTTTCTTTGCAAAAAAGTGGTTCTTGCCGGTTTCCATAGGATTTAATGTTCTTAATTTAGCTTTTTTTAAATACTTCTATTTTTTCGCAGACCTGGTCGGTATATTCTTAGGAATTCCTGATTTCCAAAATAAGGTCAGTTTGGATGGGATACTTTCCAAGTCTTTGGACTGGGCGGGATTCGAAGTAGTTCTTCCTTTAACCATCAGTTATTATACATTCCAATTTATCTCTCTTCTGGTGGATAAGAAAAAAGGAATGATCACAGAAGAGATCGGGTTTTGGAAACTGACTTCCTATATTTTCCTTTTCCCAGTGATGATCGCAGGTCCTATATTAAGATTTAACGATGTGGCTACCCAGTTCGATTCTCCTAAAATGGAAAAAGAGGATATGGTGGACGGATTATGGTTAGTTGTAATCGGTCTTTTTAAAAAGTCCGTAGTTTCCGTTTTGATGTCAGGATCTATATTTCAAGTATTTGCAGAGACTTCCGCTTTTTCTGGGGCAGCACTTTTAAGCACTGTGTATTTCTTTGCGATCTATCTGTATTTGGATTTTTCAGGACTAACTGATATTGCAAGAGGGATGGGAAAACTTTTAGGATTTACTCTTCCTCAAAACTTCAAGGCTCCATTCTTCTTTAGTGGTTTTGGGGATTTTTGGAGAAGATGGCATTTAACCTTCTCTTTTTGGATCAGAGACTATTTGTACATTCCTCTAGGCGGATCCAGAAGTGGAACCTTTCGCACTTGTTTTAATTATATGTTAGCCTTTGGATTGGGTGGCCTTTGGCATGGAGCCAATTTGAATTATCTTCTTTGGGGAGTTCTAACTGGATTATATCTCTCAATCGAAAGAGTTTTAAAAGATTTAAATATCAAAATATTACCAGAAATCCCGTATGTAAAACAAACGATCACTTATTTGTTCGTTTTAAATATATATAGTATTTCTTGGATTTTATTTTTTACTCCTGATTTTGGATCTGCAGTGGCTGCAGTACAAAGAATATTCGTATGGTCGAATGGAGTAGCTTTCCCGAATATGGAACCTTGTATTTTTGCACTTTTGGTCGCGATCTTATTCCATTCTACGGAAGAATGGCCTGAAAAATTTAAGGTCGGTCTCAAATGGAAGACTGCATTTCTTCCTATTGTATGGATCTTGGTTTTACTCGCCCTACCTAGCGGAAATGCAGATTTCTTTTACGGACAATTCTGA
- a CDS encoding lipoprotein LipL45, with translation MNKVISVASAVLVVGLLTSGACKKPAENADSANAKQSQPSAIVVFSVGEAKIQHADLTEDKASLGTVLKEGDKIETKAKAKVDIQFSDGSAIRLAEKSSLEFSALALNTQGNTDTRLSLVSGKVFAKVNKASKDDQFSVVTPTAIAGVRGTSFVVDRTKNDRSVVKVLEGSVAVSPRVRALEGASAEEISANAELQKIKASLDKSEVILEKDESSIVKAPDKKFGEKELTKLDATLEKDIPKAVTKLSGSGVSKTEEEEIRTIVTLDKDTTDKLVKLNIDPKSGKVDEATNAANEAERKKIEEELAKRQADELKRFKNVLVSAPKNLKTNKDLVNYYEKLEKIVLADGKTTIIGAIVDQQGSTMIVHTEDGIKKINQDDVKEVIYDFQTKSEN, from the coding sequence ATGAATAAAGTCATTTCCGTTGCATCAGCCGTCCTAGTGGTCGGTCTGTTGACATCCGGAGCTTGTAAAAAGCCTGCGGAGAACGCGGATTCCGCGAACGCAAAACAGAGCCAACCATCGGCAATCGTAGTATTTAGCGTAGGGGAAGCAAAAATCCAACACGCTGATTTAACTGAAGACAAAGCTAGTCTTGGAACAGTCCTGAAAGAAGGGGACAAAATTGAAACCAAGGCAAAAGCAAAAGTTGATATCCAATTCTCCGACGGTTCTGCCATTCGTTTGGCTGAAAAGTCCAGCTTGGAATTCTCCGCTCTCGCTTTGAATACCCAAGGAAACACTGACACTAGACTGTCCTTAGTTTCCGGAAAAGTTTTCGCTAAAGTAAATAAAGCAAGCAAAGACGATCAGTTCTCCGTAGTAACTCCGACCGCAATCGCGGGAGTTAGAGGAACTTCTTTCGTCGTGGATCGTACTAAAAACGACAGATCCGTCGTAAAAGTATTAGAAGGATCCGTTGCAGTATCTCCAAGAGTTCGTGCTCTGGAAGGTGCAAGTGCAGAAGAAATTTCTGCGAATGCAGAATTACAAAAGATCAAAGCTTCCCTGGATAAATCTGAAGTTATCTTAGAAAAAGACGAGTCTTCCATAGTAAAAGCTCCTGATAAAAAATTCGGTGAGAAAGAACTTACTAAGCTAGATGCTACTTTGGAGAAAGATATTCCAAAAGCAGTTACTAAACTGAGCGGCTCTGGAGTTTCTAAAACCGAAGAAGAAGAGATCAGAACTATCGTTACTCTGGACAAAGACACTACCGATAAATTAGTAAAACTGAATATCGATCCTAAATCCGGAAAAGTAGACGAAGCTACTAACGCTGCTAATGAAGCTGAGAGAAAGAAAATCGAAGAAGAATTAGCTAAGCGTCAGGCAGACGAGTTGAAAAGATTCAAGAACGTTCTTGTTTCTGCTCCTAAAAACCTGAAAACCAATAAGGATCTTGTAAACTACTACGAGAAACTGGAAAAAATCGTACTGGCTGATGGAAAAACTACCATCATCGGGGCGATTGTAGACCAGCAAGGTAGTACCATGATCGTCCATACCGAAGACGGTATTAAGAAGATCAATCAGGATGATGTAAAAGAAGTTATCTACGACTTCCAAACTAAGTCCGAAAACTAA
- a CDS encoding DUF1574 domain-containing protein codes for MKKKYIYLPLLFLIVLFFADKIFLLDFFQTSFYQEGNPVYYAQRRHLFEKLQKDESLSKKNLALAFGDSRAYPYSVKTLPASIQNDWAVYNFSGPQAVPAYGFYWFRKILESGIKPKVAFYVVSPEGFDDSKGLLYEPFLRLGADEEFRKTYWDQFSTSDKLEILKEKFFSIRKIKPGFKLFWSRLTSKKLKLYKPEQNHENLILELGNGEQLAYASVSNNPKKLEKDALRLKSIYLSGFTPGEIEYFFVEEFLKLGKQNGVKTYLIWPKVYPGYRAGYYELGLEKSWWPRIQELASKYGATAADMNTLSSCELYYDGSHQSVLCILEQSEILMNDFLGKKKLP; via the coding sequence ATGAAAAAGAAATATATCTATCTTCCTTTACTCTTCCTAATCGTTCTATTCTTTGCGGATAAAATTTTTCTTTTGGACTTCTTCCAAACTTCTTTTTACCAGGAAGGAAATCCTGTCTATTATGCCCAAAGAAGACATCTATTCGAAAAATTGCAAAAGGATGAATCTCTTTCCAAAAAGAACTTAGCCCTTGCGTTTGGAGATTCCCGGGCATATCCGTATTCTGTGAAAACTCTCCCTGCATCTATCCAGAATGATTGGGCGGTGTATAATTTTTCAGGTCCGCAGGCGGTTCCTGCTTACGGTTTCTACTGGTTTCGTAAAATTTTAGAATCTGGAATTAAGCCTAAGGTTGCATTTTATGTGGTTAGTCCAGAAGGTTTCGATGATTCCAAGGGGTTATTATACGAACCTTTTTTAAGATTAGGAGCAGACGAAGAGTTCAGAAAAACGTATTGGGACCAATTCTCCACTTCGGACAAATTGGAAATTTTGAAAGAAAAGTTCTTTTCTATCCGAAAGATTAAACCTGGTTTCAAGTTATTCTGGTCTAGGCTTACTTCAAAAAAACTGAAATTATACAAACCGGAACAAAATCATGAAAATTTGATTTTGGAATTAGGAAACGGAGAACAACTTGCTTACGCGAGCGTTAGTAATAATCCTAAAAAATTAGAAAAAGACGCTCTAAGATTAAAAAGTATTTATCTTTCTGGTTTTACTCCAGGCGAGATCGAATATTTTTTTGTGGAAGAATTCCTAAAACTCGGAAAACAGAATGGTGTAAAAACCTATCTCATTTGGCCGAAAGTATACCCCGGATACAGAGCGGGCTATTATGAATTAGGTTTGGAAAAATCCTGGTGGCCCAGAATACAGGAGTTAGCTTCCAAATATGGTGCAACTGCGGCAGATATGAATACTCTCAGTTCCTGCGAATTATACTACGACGGTTCCCACCAAAGTGTACTTTGTATATTAGAACAATCTGAAATTTTAATGAATGATTTTCTTGGGAAGAAGAAACTTCCTTAA